Part of the Enterococcus wangshanyuanii genome, TGGCCATAAAATGGATCAGCACCTAAAACACCTGGTTCAAACGAAACAGCTGTACCAGCTTTTGGTGTACTACTTACCTCATATCCTTTCGCAATACCTGTAGCATCCCAATCTGCACCGTTGCCCATGTGTAGATCCACATGACCTCCTAATTGAGTAATGCGGTTATAAACATATTGCGTGCAATTTCCTGGCGCATAACTATTACCTTTGTCATAATTCTCATTGTTGTATGGTTCAAAATCACCACCGGCGACGATATCGCCTTTTTCGTGATCGTATTGAGTTAGGTATAGCGATAGGTAATCCTTTGAAGTCATCTCCAGATTTTCCCCCGCTCCACACCGTACGTGAGACTTTCACCTCATACGGCGTTCCAACTTTTTCATTATTGATAGATTTCAGTTAAATTACATAATTTTCGCATTGTATTCAGCTTGCTAAGTTGCTTTTTATTCAACTTCAGTATAGCCATATACTCATTAATCGTTTCTATTTTCTTCATATGAATAAGTCTATGAACCCATTTATGGACGATAATTAAGTTACTAAATGTATCTTTACCACCAAGATATCGAGGTATTTTATGGTGACAATGTACTTCATTTGCAGTTAGAAATCTTCCTGTTACAGCACATTTTCCATCTTGCATAGAGTACCTTGACAACTTGTTGTCCGAAAATTCGACTGTTTTATTTCCAATGTCATTTTTGCAAAGTTTATACAATTCCTCGATGACTGTATGTTCTAATTTCTTGATTTGGAGCGCCCTTCCTTCCGATGTGTAATCTGATACATTAGGATTGAAAAACAACGCTAACTTCCATCGAACTTTGCTTATAGGGATTAAATTAATCCCCTGTACTTGGAAGGTTCTGTGATTTCGACCATACAGTTTTACATAGGATTGTGGCGGACTTCTAGGAATTTCATATTTTCCAATAGATTTTAAACGATTGAACATTACTGGTAAGCATGAGAAATAGATTGCTGAAAAATCCAAATTTACTCGGGTGGCTTTACAATAATAATTGTGTATTCCACGAACGAATGAATTATATACTATGATATTTTCCACTGTTGGATATTTTTTTAATCTTATTATTCTTGCTCTAATTTCTTTTTTCAGTCGGCACTTAGCCTTCTCTGAAATCTTGATACTTCCAACGTAGTCATTTCTACACTTATTGACTTTTAATTCAAATCCCAAAAATTCTGAATACCTTTTTCTGAGATTCGTTATCTTGGATTTTTCTGGTGATATATCAAGTTTCAACTGGTTTTTTAAGTACCCTTTAACTGCATGAAATATCTTTATCGCACTTTTTGGGTTCCTTGTAAATATTTTGAAATCATCTGCATATCGAACAATGTACATTTCTTTTAGATTTGTTGTCTTTAAAGCTCTATATCTACCACTATTACTGAAATAACGATGATCACTTTTAAACGTTTCCCATTGATTGGCAATCCACCAATCTAGCGAGTTCAAAACTACGTTTGACAAAAGTGGTGATAGTATAGCTCCTTGTGGGGTTCCTTTACTTTGAACACCCACCTTATCAACCGGAGCCTTGAGCATTTTAGAAACCAAACTTAAAACTCGTGCATCTTTAATTCCTATTGTGTAGAGTTGTTTCAATAATTTTGCATGATTTACATTATCGAAAAATCCTTCTATATCAATGTCCACTACATACTGGTTCTTTGATACGTTTACAATGTGACTACATCGACTAATCGCATGTTCTACTGAACGATTCGGGCGAAATCCATAGGAGTGTTTAAAGAATTGTGCCTCACAAAATTGGCTCCATTACTTGCTTGAACATTTGTTGTATTATCCTATCTCTCATAGTCGGAATTCTAATGGACGCTTCTTTCCATTGGCTTTAGGTATTTCAACTCGTTTACCACTTGAGGTTGGAAGTTGGTTAAACGCTTCTCTGATTTCTTTGATAAATTTTTGTGTATCTTTTATTTTGAAATCAGATATTGTTATAACCGTCAACTCCTGCGGTACGTGATCCAGTATTCGTTTTTATCATTTCGGTATGCTAGTAGTATATTATTTTCAGACGTGATGATTTCATATAAATTTAACCTTTTGTGCATTTATTTTGGCTTCTTTGGTACAGCCAATCAAATGTTGACTGCATATTGTAATATTCTGAATAACGCAAACTTTTTGTACTCACTGATGAAGTCTCTCTCCTATCATTGATAGTCTCATCTTCTTACCAGATTCTGTGAGTTTCATTTAACTAGTATCTATTTATTACGAAAAGTCTTAGGGCTATCCCTCCACGGTCATTACCCGCTTCATAGGTACTGTGCCCTTACTCTCACGAAAATTAAGGATTTTTGACTTGTTGTCTTATATCCACCATGCCGATAACAGTCGTTTTATACATGTTTTTCGCTTTCCACGTTCCAACTACTCTAGCTTTACATTTTTCCTTAGGTGCTTACTATAAGCCTGAACAATTTATAAGGTCATTGTTCCTTATCCCAAATTTCATACTTACAACTCTTACTTTTCGGTATTGTTCGTTGCGCCACGCAAACTATATACTTTCATATATATCGAAATTTAGACCCGTACATTCGTAAGTTCGTCAGTAATTTTTTTATTACATTCTCACCATAGAAAATTTATAGGCATCCCCGGTATATCTATTTCCTTATGAATGGATAAAAACCTTCACTTAGGAAATATTCTACCGACTTTATCTAGCTTCATACCTTGCATATCTGTTACTATTTTCAGGCATGTAGAAGTATCAGATTAATTGTTTCAGCCAACATGACGGCTTTCATTCCAATTATCAAGTAGTTAGTTGTAATTAACCTTTTTGTAGTTAATTCTCCTTTTTCTCGTTCACACGATTATAAGGAAACGTGTCGCACTATAGGTTTCTATCAACCCATTCAATTTTTGGTTGTAAAAGAGTATCTGTCGCATACACACCCGTAAGGGCTTGTGTAGCGTTCTGATAGCTTCCTGCTTCGCTTTTCCAAGCTCCTTTGTAAATAGTTGGATTCCAATCTACACCGTCTGTAATAGCTTAGAATAATTCTTAACGATTCTTCTGGACCTGGTATACTCGGAATGGTGCATTAGTAGAATGTAGTTTCCTGATCCGGTCGTCTTCCAACGTCGGTAGGGTCACCAGACTGACCTTCAAATTCTCCTTTGATCCCAAATAAATTATTATACGGTTCCTGGCTTAATTGGCTGCCACCTGATCCTGATTCTAAAATGGCTTGGGCGATCATTACTGAAGCAAATAAATTCGTTTCTTGTCCTATTTTACGAGCGGGTTCACCCAATTCGAGCGATAAACGCTTTCTGTCGTAGCGTCCTTGTCAAAATGAAGCGCTGACGGTTCCACCGTTACAACAGCTTCATTACAACTGGTTTCTGCCGGCATTACCTCATGAACTTCTTCCGTTGGTGCCCCTTGTGGTGTTTCTGTTGGTTTCTACTTGGACAGGTATTTCTGAAGGAGTGGTTTCATTGCTTGATTCCGTTCTATCCGTTGTTTGGCTTTCCTGTGCCAATTCCTGCGTTGTCGACGTTTCTGGTTGACTAAACGACTCTTGTGTCGCTGATCCGCTTGTACTTGTTTCTTCCGGCACTTCAATAGGTTTGTTGCTCCCTATTGTTATTTCCTGATTGATCTCTTCCGCAAAACTCATGATAGGAAAGTGCTAGAAAAAATGAGTAGTACTGGAAAATAAAGTAACTGCTTTTTTCAAAAGTATGATCCTCCTTAGATTGCTACCAAAATAGTTAGGTGCCTTTAATCGGGATAATTCCCGTTTTAATAAATCAATTTGTCGCTTCATTTGCCGATTTTTCTTCTTCTAACAGCTGACAATCTATTTTTTTTCTGTTCTAATAAACAGTGGTATTGGTGATTAGATTTTTCTAAAAAAGAAATACGTTCTATTACTTGATTTCCTGTCTCTGCTGTCTTCATGTGGTGTTTCACCTCCAACTGTATTTTTTGTTTAAAAGGGGATTTAGCTTTGTTTGAGCCGAATTCAATCTTAATCATCGGCCTCTGTCACAAAATAAGCAGGATCTACTTCAAAACGAGCAATCTTTTCTTTCTTACGGCCATACCTGGTATGAACATATTGAAATGTTACCAGATCCTTTTTTTAAGAGGAATTTCAACTGACTTTCCTAATTTGATCAATACAATTGTTTTCAATCTCAACAATGTTGTCCGCCGTAAGTACCTGATTCCCTGCTAATTTAATGATTTCATTGTGTTTTTGTTTATAAATCTTAGTTTTCTAACTTTACTGCGATAGTCTAAAAGGGTATCACTCTCCATTAGAAACAATTTTTTTGTCTCCATATATTCCTCTCCCTGAAAATAAAAAAGCGATAAAACTTACTGGAAAAGTTCACCCGCTTAGCTATCATTATTTTATACTAATTCGTTTTCTGCTTTCTTTGAAACAAAGAAAAAACCAACAATCGCTGTGATCATCAAACCAATGAGGGCGAATGTTGCTTGAATCGTTTCACCGGTACTAGGTAGTGTTCCTCTTTTTGCCGGTGTACTTGGTGTAGCTGGTGTTTTAGGTGTTTCTTTTAGAACTGGTCGAATATCTTGTTTGGCATCTTTTCCCGTCAGGGTTATGCTCCAGTATCTTTTTTACCATCCTTATCATAACCGTCTTCAGAGAAGTACCAGCGAGTGTTTGGTGTTGCTTTGGGATCTTTTTTGTAGTCATATTCTGCGATTGCACGTTCAGTCATTTCTTTATCTACTACTGTATAATCAACCACACCGGATCTCCAAAACAATCGCTGATGTTCCATCTTCATAATCTGCATGAAGTTTCACTTCTTTTTTCCGTTTAGTACCGTTTGGAATGTTTTCATGTGTAAGGTTGCTGTCATCGTAGAATGTTGCATCCTCACCCCATACAAACGTTTGAGAGCTGCCGTCACCAGTATGTGCTTGAGTTGAAATACCAACTTTTTGTGCTTTTGGCATGTTTTCCCAATCAATGGTCATGTCTTTTCCTTCAGTGACAGTCACAATTCGTGTATCTGTTGTTCCTGGTACTAGGTCAAATCCATCTGGACGTTTTACTTCCGTAAATGAATAAGTAGCTGTTCCTTTATCTGCCAATAATTTTAGTAAAGTAGAAGTAGATTCTGTTGTAAACATGAATTTCACATCATTTGTTAAGCCTTGAACCAAGAATTGAGCACCTGTTAAGTTCAATCCTGCTAAATCTAAGGCATTCTTTTTGTTGAATGTTAGATTCACTGTTTTTAATTCATTGTCGATTTCGCCCTGGTCAAACAAGACTAATTTCTCCGTGTTGTTTCCATAAGGAATAGAGAACTCTGTTTGAATATCAGAAGGATCACGGTAATTTTCAGGAGTATTTGTTTCCACTAATTTGTATTTATTTTGGCTACCGATAAACAATTCCACATTTGAACTACCGTTCCCGTCTTTATCTGTCACAATATGATCGACTACTTCGCCTGCCTTATCTACAATGGTCTTGCCATCAGGTAACGTGTGATCATTTACTCGAACAAGGTCAAACTCACGATTGGCCGCTGGGTTTCTGTCATACATTGGTTTCCCTGCATCCCATGTCGCTTGAGGATTATACACCTCTTCAAATTTTTGGAAAGTAAATTTTCCTTTTTGGATCTTGTTTTCAATCGCAACTTCAATCGTTGTCCCTGCTTCAATCGTAAATTTGATTGGACTTGCTAATTTTACATAACCGGCAGGTGTTTTTACTTCGGTTACTTCACCCGTTGTGCCAAAATCAAAGTCTTTACTTTCAGGCGTTTCCCCGTTTTCATTTGATTCAAGTTCTAATACTTCACCAGTTGACATGGTTACCTTGAAACCAACTTCACTCATTGGAAGATTGCTGATTTCTGAAGTCTTTTTCAACTTGAACTTTCCTTGTCGAGCGAAAAATGTCGCTTGTACGTTTTCTTCTTTTAACGGATCTTTCATACCACCAGGCTTAACTACAGATTGAGCATTAGCATTGAGAGGTTCAAATAGTAATGCTGCTAATTTTTTATAGTTTGTATTAATTGTAAAATTTAATTTTTGGTATAGTTAGCTGGTGCAATAAGACGAAACTTAACGTTTGCCGGAATTGTTTTGGTACCTGATTGACTACTGAAAGTTTGTCCATTGTCTAATTCCACTGTTACTTCTTTGTCAAAATCGTTCGTTGGAATATCATATGTCACATTCTGTCCATCTGTTTCAGGTGTATACCAATCAGTAATTTGTTTTTTTGTATTTCGATCGAATCCAGCTGTTTGAATTTTATTTTTGATAGAGAAATTACCAG contains:
- a CDS encoding glucosaminidase domain-containing protein; amino-acid sequence: MGEPARKIGQETNLFASVMIAQAILESGSGGSQLSQEPYNNLFGIKGEFEGQSGDPTDVGRRPDQETTFY
- a CDS encoding MSCRAMM family protein, whose amino-acid sequence is MKDPLKEENVQATFFARQGKFKLKKTSEISNLPMSEVGFKVTMSTGEVLELESNENGETPESKDFDFGTTGEVTEVKTPAGYVKLASPIKFTIEAGTTIEVAIENKIQKGKFTFQKFEEVYNPQATWDAGKPMYDRNPAANREFDLVRVNDHTLPDGKTIVDKAGEVVDHIVTDKDGNGSSNVELFIGSQNKYKLVETNTPENYRDPSDIQTEFSIPYGNNTEKLVLFDQGEIDNELKTVNLTFNKKNALDLAGLNLTGAQFLVQGLTNDVKFMFTTESTSTLLKLLADKGTATYSFTEVKRPDGFDLVPGTTDTRIVTVTEGKDMTIDWENMPKAQKVGISTQAHTGDGSSQTFVWGEDATFYDDSNLTHENIPNGTKRKKEVKLHADYEDGTSAIVLEIRCG
- a CDS encoding LPXTG cell wall anchor domain-containing protein gives rise to the protein MTLTGKDAKQDIRPVLKETPKTPATPSTPAKRGTLPSTGETIQATFALIGLMITAIVGFFFVSKKAENELV